One Campylobacter sp. RM16192 genomic region harbors:
- a CDS encoding biopolymer transporter ExbD, with protein sequence MINLEETPELNITPLVDIMLVLLAILMVTTPTLVYEEQIVLPDGSKTKTLSAEQKDLTVIVDAQRKVRIDQSTMSLQELPDNIALLSAKYNKNSAVYIKADKNLLYDDVMFVLKSIKNAGFSKVALQTNG encoded by the coding sequence ATGATAAATCTTGAAGAGACCCCAGAGCTTAATATAACTCCTTTGGTTGATATTATGCTTGTTTTGCTCGCTATACTTATGGTGACTACCCCGACTCTTGTGTATGAAGAGCAGATAGTATTGCCTGACGGATCTAAGACGAAAACACTCTCGGCTGAGCAAAAGGATTTGACTGTTATAGTGGATGCTCAAAGAAAAGTTAGAATAGATCAAAGCACTATGAGTCTTCAAGAGTTGCCTGATAATATAGCTCTTTTAAGTGCGAAATATAATAAAAATTCAGCTGTTTATATAAAGGCTGATAAAAATTTACTATATGACGATGTTATGTTTGTATTAAAAAGTATCAAAAATGCCGGATTCTCAAAGGTAGCACTCCAAACGAATGGATAA
- a CDS encoding MotA/TolQ/ExbB proton channel family protein — protein sequence MAGLDIFLNYYSRSSFITIFVLAWLSLYFIISSTILFSRMVELALWKKREQNALESLFMGSKVIANDSCLKRCASGKICKEKLGICISMAEKNATSGVTWLGIIASTSPFIGLFGTVVAILETFSKLGQGGNSSLGVIAPAISEALVATGAGIFVAIPAYTFSLLLKRKAYELMSIIRREADMLIANKEES from the coding sequence GTGGCAGGTCTTGATATATTTTTAAATTATTATTCAAGAAGTAGCTTTATAACTATTTTTGTTCTTGCTTGGCTATCTCTATATTTTATTATAAGTTCTACCATACTTTTTTCTCGTATGGTAGAACTTGCCTTATGGAAAAAAAGAGAGCAAAATGCTTTAGAATCACTGTTTATGGGTTCTAAAGTAATTGCAAACGATTCTTGTTTAAAAAGATGTGCCTCCGGTAAAATTTGTAAAGAAAAACTTGGTATTTGTATAAGTATGGCAGAAAAAAATGCCACAAGCGGTGTTACTTGGCTTGGGATTATTGCATCTACATCGCCTTTTATTGGACTTTTTGGCACAGTTGTGGCAATACTTGAGACATTTTCAAAACTTGGCCAAGGAGGAAATTCGTCCCTTGGAGTAATAGCGCCCGCTATATCCGAAGCTCTTGTGGCTACAGGAGCAGGTATTTTTGTCGCAATTCCTGCATATACCTTTAGTTTGCTTCTTAAAAGAAAGGCGTATGAGCTTATGAGTATTATTAGAAGAGAAGCTGATATGCTAATCGCAAATAAAGAAGAGAGCTAA
- the atpC gene encoding ATP synthase F1 subunit epsilon, which translates to MNKLHLEIVTPEGLVFSNDVKSVVLPGSEGEFGVLPGHASLISLLKAGLIDIENEDKNHDIVAINWGYVKIDEGKAVVLADGAVYVSGSSESELAHSLEKAKDLIQSMSSETNAFAATVAKLDSMVRAK; encoded by the coding sequence ATGAATAAATTACATTTAGAGATTGTGACGCCTGAAGGACTTGTATTTTCAAATGATGTTAAAAGTGTGGTTTTGCCTGGAAGTGAAGGAGAATTTGGTGTTTTACCAGGGCACGCATCTTTGATATCTTTGCTAAAAGCCGGTCTTATAGATATAGAAAACGAAGATAAAAATCACGATATTGTAGCTATAAATTGGGGATATGTGAAAATTGATGAAGGCAAGGCGGTTGTCCTTGCCGATGGCGCAGTGTATGTATCAGGAAGCTCTGAGAGTGAGTTAGCTCACTCCCTTGAAAAGGCAAAAGATCTTATTCAAAGCATGAGTAGTGAGACAAATGCATTTGCGGCAACAGTTGCAAAACTTGATAGTATGGTGAGAGCTAAATAG
- a CDS encoding TonB C-terminal domain-containing protein — protein MSGIFIKLTYFRSEEPKKYTDTKDAFMDIMIVEREQDIVPKAPEKKEEVVKVEEPEKKIEEVKEEPKPDTTNKPLEPEVKPEPEIVQKTEEPSLKDLFKDINISKLKEDKVVKKTEPLKEQSRKKPEKNQSQSSQKKASDVINALKLDKVAKTPELQMTGEDHPYIGQIKRILATKWNAYKADSNDNAEVEISIDLSGNFSYNIKKLSYNSEFNDKVREFLQSMTFEKFPPSELGRTVTLKTTLVDKIE, from the coding sequence GTGAGCGGTATTTTTATAAAACTTACATATTTTAGAAGTGAAGAACCTAAAAAATATACTGATACAAAAGATGCCTTTATGGATATTATGATAGTTGAGCGTGAGCAAGATATAGTACCAAAGGCCCCTGAAAAAAAAGAAGAAGTAGTAAAAGTAGAAGAGCCTGAAAAAAAGATTGAAGAAGTTAAAGAGGAGCCAAAGCCAGATACTACAAACAAACCTTTGGAGCCAGAAGTAAAACCAGAGCCTGAAATTGTCCAAAAAACAGAAGAGCCGAGCCTAAAGGATCTTTTTAAAGATATAAACATATCTAAGCTTAAAGAGGATAAGGTTGTAAAAAAGACTGAGCCTTTAAAAGAGCAGAGCAGAAAAAAGCCTGAAAAAAATCAATCTCAAAGCTCTCAAAAAAAGGCAAGCGATGTTATAAATGCATTAAAGCTTGATAAAGTCGCTAAAACTCCTGAGTTGCAAATGACTGGAGAAGACCATCCTTATATAGGGCAGATTAAAAGAATTTTAGCTACAAAATGGAATGCTTATAAAGCTGATTCAAACGATAATGCTGAGGTTGAAATTAGTATAGATTTAAGTGGAAATTTTAGTTATAACATTAAAAAATTATCATATAATAGTGAATTTAATGACAAGGTCAGGGAATTTTTACAAAGTATGACCTTTGAAAAATTTCCACCTTCCGAGCTAGGAAGGACAGTGACTCTTAAAACCACTTTAGTAGATAAAATAGAATAA